One region of Enterobacter ludwigii genomic DNA includes:
- a CDS encoding YejL family protein: MPQHSRYSDEHVEQLLSELVNVLEKHKTPTDLSLMVLGNMVTNLINTSVAPAQRQAIAKSFAQALQSSVSNDQAH, translated from the coding sequence ATGCCACAACATTCCCGCTACAGTGATGAACACGTTGAACAGCTGCTCAGTGAGCTGGTTAACGTACTGGAAAAACATAAAACGCCGACCGATCTCTCCCTGATGGTTTTGGGAAATATGGTCACCAACCTGATTAATACCAGCGTTGCTCCGGCTCAGCGTCAGGCGATCGCCAAATCTTTCGCCCAGGCTTTACAGTCATCCGTCAGCAACGACCAGGCCCATTAA
- the yejM gene encoding LPS biosynthesis-modulating metalloenzyme YejM — translation MVTNRQRYREKVSQMVSWGHWFALFNILLATVIGCRYLFVADWPTTLTGRIYSWMSVVGHFSFLVFATYLLILFPLTFIVMSQRLMRFLSAILATVGMTLLLIDSEVFTRFHLHLNPIVWELVINPDQNETARDWQLMFISVPVILLIEMLFATWSWQKLRSLTRRRHYAKPVAALFFVSFISSHIMYIWADANFYRPITMQRANLPLSYPMTARRFLEKHGLLDAQEYQRRLVEQGNPEAVSVQYPLSDLHYRDMGRGQNVLLITVDGLNYSRYEKQMPALADFASQNVTFTQHMSSGNSTDAGIFGLFYGISAGYMDGVLSARTPAALITGLNQQGYQLGLFSSDGFNSPLYRQALLSDFSLPAAQNQSDAQTASQWINWLQRYAQEDNRWFSWVAFNGTTLANSNKNDFARRYSRAAGDVDAQIGRVLEALRESGKLDNTVVIVTAGHGVPLGDETKGMSWSRPNLQVPLVIHWPGTPAQRITMLTEHKDVMTTLMQRLLHVSTPANEYSQGQDLFSATRRHNWVTAAGNNTLVVTTPKLTLVLNSNGNYQTYNLQGERLKDQKPQLSLLLQVLTDEKRFIAN, via the coding sequence ATGGTGACGAATCGTCAGCGCTACCGTGAAAAAGTCTCCCAGATGGTCAGCTGGGGGCACTGGTTTGCCCTGTTCAACATTCTGCTGGCGACGGTCATTGGCTGTCGTTATCTGTTTGTCGCAGACTGGCCAACAACGCTAACCGGGCGTATCTACTCCTGGATGAGCGTTGTGGGTCACTTTAGCTTTTTGGTTTTCGCCACCTATCTGCTGATCCTGTTCCCTCTGACGTTTATCGTCATGTCGCAGCGTCTGATGCGGTTCTTGTCCGCCATCCTTGCGACGGTGGGGATGACACTACTGCTTATCGACAGCGAAGTGTTCACCCGCTTCCACCTGCATCTCAATCCCATCGTCTGGGAACTGGTGATTAACCCCGACCAGAATGAAACGGCCCGTGACTGGCAGCTGATGTTTATCAGCGTCCCGGTGATCCTGTTGATTGAGATGCTGTTTGCCACCTGGAGCTGGCAAAAACTTCGCAGCCTGACCCGGCGGCGGCATTATGCCAAGCCCGTCGCCGCGCTCTTTTTTGTCTCATTTATCAGCTCGCATATTATGTATATCTGGGCGGATGCAAACTTCTATCGCCCTATTACCATGCAGCGCGCTAACCTGCCGCTCTCGTATCCAATGACCGCCCGTCGTTTCCTCGAAAAACACGGTCTGCTTGACGCGCAGGAGTACCAGCGCCGTCTGGTCGAACAGGGTAATCCGGAAGCAGTCAGCGTTCAGTACCCTCTGAGCGATCTGCACTATCGCGATATGGGTCGCGGGCAAAACGTCCTGCTGATTACCGTCGATGGCCTGAACTATTCCCGTTATGAGAAGCAGATGCCTGCGCTGGCCGATTTCGCGAGTCAAAACGTCACGTTCACCCAGCATATGAGCTCCGGTAATTCTACCGATGCGGGTATCTTTGGGCTGTTCTATGGCATCTCAGCCGGATACATGGACGGCGTGCTGTCTGCCCGTACGCCTGCGGCACTGATCACCGGGCTGAATCAGCAAGGTTATCAGTTAGGGTTGTTCTCCTCTGATGGTTTTAACAGCCCGCTTTACCGCCAGGCGCTGTTGTCTGATTTCTCCCTGCCGGCGGCACAAAATCAGTCTGATGCGCAGACCGCCAGCCAATGGATAAACTGGCTGCAACGATACGCCCAGGAAGATAACCGCTGGTTCTCGTGGGTTGCCTTTAACGGCACAACGCTCGCTAACAGCAATAAGAATGACTTTGCGCGCCGCTACAGCCGCGCGGCTGGCGATGTGGATGCGCAGATAGGCCGAGTGCTTGAGGCGCTGCGTGAGTCAGGCAAACTGGATAATACCGTGGTGATCGTGACCGCTGGCCATGGCGTCCCGCTGGGTGACGAGACGAAGGGTATGAGTTGGTCTCGCCCGAATCTTCAGGTTCCGCTGGTGATCCATTGGCCTGGCACGCCGGCTCAGCGCATTACTATGCTTACCGAGCATAAAGATGTGATGACCACCCTGATGCAACGCCTGCTGCATGTCAGCACGCCAGCAAACGAGTATTCACAGGGGCAGGATCTCTTCAGTGCCACGCGCCGCCATAACTGGGTTACGGCTGCCGGGAATAACACTCTGGTGGTGACCACGCCTAAGCTGACGCTGGTGCTGAACAGCAACGGAAATTATCAGACATATAACCTGCAGGGCGAACGGTTGAAAGACCAGAAACCGCAGTTAAGCCTGCTGCTGCAGGTCCTGACGGATGAGAAGCGCTTCATCGCTAACTGA
- a CDS encoding Rhs-Related protein gives MAVIPFLPPQGIGLVLDHMRIARAHGMSRDMANPMTYKWFYYQVRNRGPWDYKQHHPELENFGNFHYGAIGYAAGIPAEILLMGAGFAQEHAGTSRKEWGHWYQQAPHGDDPHDQFWIRQGIDYARKIGY, from the coding sequence ATGGCTGTTATACCTTTCCTCCCTCCACAGGGAATAGGATTAGTTTTAGACCATATGCGCATTGCTCGCGCTCACGGCATGTCTAGAGATATGGCTAACCCAATGACTTACAAATGGTTTTACTATCAGGTTAGAAATCGTGGGCCGTGGGATTATAAGCAACATCACCCTGAACTAGAAAATTTTGGTAACTTTCACTACGGGGCTATCGGTTATGCTGCCGGCATACCTGCCGAAATTCTTTTAATGGGTGCTGGATTTGCTCAGGAACATGCAGGAACTAGCCGAAAGGAATGGGGCCACTGGTATCAGCAAGCACCACACGGTGATGACCCCCATGATCAGTTCTGGATAAGACAAGGTATCGACTATGCAAGAAAGATCGGTTATTAA
- the hcp gene encoding type VI secretion system tube protein Hcp has product MAVPVHLFLKDDGGAMIRGGSDVEGREGSIELRDLIHNLCIPTDGATGKLTGTRKHSAFSLTKAIDSASPYLYKAVATGQTLQSAEFKFYHINDAGQEVEYFNIKMERVKVISITPVMHDTRDCPGTGHMENVQLRYEKITWLYKDGNIQYTDAWNERPTA; this is encoded by the coding sequence ATGGCTGTACCAGTTCACTTATTTTTGAAAGATGACGGCGGAGCTATGATCCGCGGTGGTTCAGATGTTGAAGGCCGTGAAGGAAGTATTGAGCTTAGGGACCTGATTCATAATCTCTGCATCCCAACGGACGGGGCAACAGGTAAGCTAACCGGAACTCGTAAACATTCCGCTTTCAGCCTGACTAAAGCAATTGATTCTGCATCCCCCTACCTTTACAAAGCCGTTGCCACTGGTCAGACACTGCAAAGCGCTGAATTTAAGTTTTACCATATCAACGATGCAGGTCAGGAAGTTGAATATTTCAATATAAAAATGGAAAGAGTAAAAGTTATTTCCATCACTCCAGTAATGCACGACACAAGAGATTGCCCCGGTACTGGTCACATGGAAAATGTGCAACTACGTTATGAAAAAATCACCTGGCTTTATAAAGATGGGAATATCCAATATACAGACGCATGGAACGAACGCCCAACAGCTTAA
- a CDS encoding MFS transporter, whose product MLSRFPVLSQIPKGVWVVGGVSMLMDISSESIHSLLPLFMMTTLGTSVLFIGLIEGLAEATALFIKVFSGAISDYLGQRKGLALLGYGLGALSKPLFALASSSGMVLGARLMDRTGKGIRGAPRDALVADVTPPEMRGAAYGLRQSMDTTGAFLGPLLAVSLMLLLDNDFRTVFWIALIPGLLSVALLYFGLQEPKTPVEHKRTNPIKRANLKRLGKACWWVIGLGAVFTLARFSEAFLVLRAQQSGVPLAFIPLVMVVMNVLYSFSAYPFGKLSDGMSHTRLLQWGLMVLIGADVVLALSSHWIGIIVGVALWGVHMGMTQGLLAAMVAKTAPADLRGTAFGIFSLVSGVGLLIASVSAGAIWEMFGAQYTFYAGAVICLVTLAYLLKTPGEAQ is encoded by the coding sequence ATGCTTTCCAGATTTCCAGTACTCAGCCAGATCCCAAAAGGCGTCTGGGTTGTGGGAGGCGTCAGTATGCTGATGGACATCTCTTCAGAGAGTATTCACAGCCTGCTCCCTCTTTTTATGATGACCACGCTCGGGACCAGCGTGTTATTCATCGGTCTGATTGAAGGGCTGGCGGAGGCAACCGCTCTCTTTATTAAGGTCTTTTCGGGAGCGATAAGCGACTATCTTGGTCAGCGCAAAGGTCTGGCACTGTTGGGATATGGCCTGGGCGCGCTAAGCAAACCCCTTTTCGCTTTGGCCTCTTCCTCAGGTATGGTTTTAGGTGCACGTCTGATGGACCGAACGGGGAAGGGGATCCGGGGAGCACCACGAGACGCACTGGTTGCAGACGTCACACCGCCGGAAATGCGCGGTGCGGCATATGGGCTGCGTCAGTCGATGGATACCACTGGGGCCTTTCTCGGACCATTACTGGCGGTGAGTTTGATGTTGTTGCTGGATAATGATTTCCGTACCGTTTTCTGGATAGCGCTCATCCCCGGTCTGCTTTCAGTTGCACTGCTTTATTTTGGTCTGCAGGAACCGAAAACCCCTGTCGAGCACAAACGTACTAACCCCATCAAAAGAGCGAATTTAAAGCGTCTGGGGAAAGCGTGCTGGTGGGTGATTGGCCTTGGCGCGGTGTTTACTCTGGCCCGTTTCAGCGAGGCATTTCTTGTGCTTCGTGCGCAACAGTCGGGTGTTCCACTGGCGTTTATTCCGCTGGTGATGGTGGTAATGAACGTTCTCTATTCATTCTCGGCCTATCCCTTTGGCAAGCTTTCTGATGGTATGAGCCATACTCGACTCCTGCAGTGGGGGTTAATGGTATTGATTGGCGCAGATGTCGTTCTGGCGCTGAGTAGCCACTGGATCGGTATTATTGTCGGTGTCGCACTGTGGGGAGTTCATATGGGAATGACTCAGGGGTTGCTGGCGGCCATGGTAGCTAAAACCGCTCCGGCCGATCTGCGAGGTACGGCTTTTGGTATTTTTAGCCTGGTCAGTGGCGTGGGATTGTTAATCGCCAGCGTGAGCGCCGGAGCGATCTGGGAAATGTTTGGCGCACAATACACGTTTTATGCCGGGGCGGTGATTTGTCTTGTTACGCTGGCGTACCTGCTTAAAACACCGGGTGAGGCGCAATAA
- a CDS encoding DUF2534 family protein produces MVRAKLKTPEGRKFLLALLVVFMIAAACVGRATIVGVIEQYNIPLSAWTTSMYVLQSAMIFVYSLVFTVLLAIPLGIFFLGGREKH; encoded by the coding sequence ATGGTTCGTGCAAAACTTAAAACACCTGAAGGCCGTAAGTTCCTCCTGGCGCTACTGGTTGTGTTTATGATTGCTGCCGCATGCGTTGGGCGGGCAACCATTGTTGGCGTTATCGAACAATACAACATCCCCCTCTCAGCATGGACGACCAGCATGTATGTCCTGCAATCAGCAATGATCTTTGTCTACAGCCTGGTGTTCACCGTGCTGCTGGCTATCCCGCTGGGTATTTTCTTCCTGGGTGGACGCGAAAAGCACTAA
- the eco gene encoding serine protease inhibitor ecotin — protein sequence MKNAPKFAIALIAAACVSTSAFASETPKEQPLEKVAPYPKADKGMKRQVIQLPAQQDEANFKVELLIGKTLEVDCNQHRLGGQLESKTLEGWGYDYYVFDKVTSPVSTMMACPDGKKEKKFVTAYLGDNSLLRYNSKLPIVVYTPENVEVKYRVWKADENVGQAVVR from the coding sequence ATGAAAAACGCACCTAAGTTTGCCATCGCTCTGATCGCCGCCGCGTGCGTCAGCACCAGCGCTTTTGCCAGCGAAACCCCAAAAGAGCAGCCGCTGGAAAAAGTTGCCCCATATCCGAAAGCGGACAAAGGGATGAAGCGTCAGGTGATTCAGTTACCGGCTCAGCAGGATGAAGCAAATTTCAAAGTGGAGCTGTTAATTGGCAAAACGCTGGAAGTGGATTGCAACCAGCACCGTCTGGGCGGTCAACTGGAAAGTAAAACCCTGGAAGGCTGGGGTTATGACTATTACGTCTTCGATAAAGTCACCTCTCCGGTCTCTACCATGATGGCCTGCCCGGATGGCAAGAAAGAGAAGAAATTTGTGACGGCGTATCTGGGTGACAACAGTCTGCTGCGCTACAACAGCAAGCTGCCGATCGTGGTCTACACGCCGGAAAACGTGGAAGTGAAGTATCGCGTCTGGAAGGCAGATGAGAATGTCGGACAAGCGGTAGTACGTTGA
- the mqo gene encoding malate dehydrogenase (quinone), with protein MKKMTAMLFSLAVGLNTVSMAAKADAPKEQETDVLLIGGGIMSATLGTYLQELQPDWSMTMVERLDGVAQESSNGWNNAGTGHSALMELNYTPQKKDGSISIEKAVEINEAFQISRQFWSHQVNSGVMHDPHSFINTVPHMSFVWGEQNVNFLRARYAALQQSTLFRGMKYSEDHAQIKEWAPLVMEGRDPNQKVAATRTEIGTDVNYGEITRQLVTSLKKKENFNLQLSTEVRGFKRNADNSWSVTVADLKNNEAEHVIKAKFVFIGAGGAALKLLQESGIPEADDYAGFPVGGQFLVSENPEVVNRHLAKVYGQASVGAPPMSVPHIDTRMLDGKRVVLFGPFATFSTKFLKNGSLWDLLSATTTSNVKPMMDVGLDNFDLVKYLISQVMLSDDDRFEALKEYYPEAKKEDWRLWQAGQRVQIIKRDPKEGGVLRLGTEVVSDKDGTIAALLGASPGASTAAPIMLHLMEKVFQDKVSSPEWQAKLKTIIPSYGTKLNGNVEATEQELEYTSRVLQLQYVKPQAADAAPKAELKPQAENKPVADIAL; from the coding sequence ATGAAAAAAATGACTGCCATGCTCTTTTCTCTGGCCGTGGGGCTTAACACCGTCTCAATGGCGGCGAAAGCTGACGCACCAAAAGAGCAGGAAACGGACGTCCTTTTAATTGGTGGCGGTATCATGAGCGCCACGCTGGGAACCTATCTGCAGGAACTGCAGCCAGACTGGTCAATGACCATGGTCGAACGCCTCGATGGCGTGGCGCAGGAGAGCTCGAACGGCTGGAACAACGCCGGTACGGGACATTCGGCACTCATGGAACTGAACTATACGCCGCAGAAAAAGGACGGTTCCATTAGTATCGAGAAGGCGGTAGAGATCAACGAAGCATTCCAGATTTCACGCCAGTTTTGGTCACACCAGGTCAACAGCGGTGTGATGCATGACCCGCACTCCTTCATTAACACCGTGCCGCATATGAGCTTTGTGTGGGGCGAGCAGAACGTCAACTTCCTGCGCGCGCGTTACGCGGCTCTGCAGCAGAGCACGCTGTTCCGCGGTATGAAATACTCTGAAGACCACGCTCAGATCAAAGAGTGGGCCCCGCTGGTTATGGAAGGTCGTGACCCGAACCAGAAAGTGGCGGCAACCCGTACTGAAATTGGTACTGACGTTAACTACGGTGAAATAACCCGTCAGCTGGTGACGTCTCTGAAGAAAAAAGAGAACTTCAATCTGCAGCTCAGCACCGAAGTGCGTGGCTTTAAGCGCAACGCGGACAACAGCTGGAGCGTGACCGTTGCTGACCTGAAAAACAACGAAGCCGAGCACGTCATCAAGGCGAAGTTTGTCTTTATTGGAGCAGGTGGTGCGGCGCTGAAGCTGCTGCAGGAATCCGGTATTCCGGAAGCTGACGATTATGCCGGTTTCCCGGTCGGCGGCCAGTTCCTGGTGTCCGAAAACCCGGAAGTGGTGAATCGCCATCTGGCTAAAGTGTACGGTCAGGCTTCTGTTGGTGCGCCGCCAATGTCTGTGCCGCACATCGACACCCGTATGCTTGACGGCAAACGCGTGGTGCTGTTTGGGCCGTTCGCGACCTTCTCAACTAAGTTCCTGAAAAACGGCTCTCTGTGGGATCTGCTCAGTGCAACCACCACCTCTAACGTTAAGCCAATGATGGATGTGGGACTGGATAACTTCGACCTGGTGAAATACCTGATTAGCCAGGTGATGCTCTCTGACGACGATCGTTTCGAAGCGCTGAAAGAGTACTACCCGGAGGCGAAGAAAGAAGACTGGCGTCTGTGGCAGGCGGGTCAGCGTGTGCAGATCATCAAGCGCGACCCGAAAGAGGGTGGTGTGCTGCGCCTGGGTACCGAAGTGGTGAGCGATAAGGATGGCACAATTGCTGCGCTGTTGGGGGCGTCACCTGGTGCATCTACTGCTGCGCCAATCATGCTGCACCTGATGGAAAAAGTGTTTCAAGATAAAGTCTCCAGTCCTGAATGGCAGGCTAAGCTGAAAACTATTATTCCATCCTACGGTACAAAGCTGAACGGTAACGTGGAGGCAACGGAGCAGGAGCTGGAATACACCAGCCGTGTACTGCAACTGCAATACGTCAAGCCGCAGGCTGCTGATGCTGCGCCAAAAGCGGAGCTTAAACCTCAGGCAGAAAACAAACCGGTTGCGGATATCGCGCTGTAA
- the mgtE gene encoding magnesium transporter: MSVLTKNSARQRDQERARLIWLLTTDKAVTSALLGKLTLAEQYDVGTLADDIAEVGALVAHLPPPDLADTLEALPSEERHALWRLVQDHERGQVLLEASENVWDDLIDEMSDRDILDALKTLDIDEQIYLVQHLPRNLTGRLLASLPAEERARVRQVMHYEKHSVGAIMEFGVITVRPDVTLGTVQRYLRRLGSMPDNTDKLFVTSRDKTLLGELELKTILLNSTQRRVSEVMETEPMVFSPEDDAEKAARTFERDDLVSAAVVDSVGKLMGRLTIDEIVDVVYEETDNDLRALGGISAEDDVHASVGKAVKTRWAWLAINLCTAFIASRVIDGFEHTISQLVALASLMPIVAGIGGNTGNQTITMIVRALALENIQPGNFTFLILREMGVALINGLVWGGIMGGITWWLYDDMALGGVMMLAMVLNLLVASMMGVIIPLTMTKLGRDPAVGSSVMITAITDTGGFFIFLGLATIFLL, from the coding sequence ATGTCGGTATTAACGAAAAACAGCGCCAGACAGCGTGACCAGGAACGCGCGCGACTGATCTGGCTTCTCACGACCGATAAAGCGGTCACTTCTGCGTTATTGGGCAAACTGACCCTGGCTGAGCAATATGATGTCGGCACCTTAGCCGACGATATTGCTGAGGTAGGTGCGCTGGTTGCCCATTTACCCCCGCCTGACCTGGCCGATACCCTTGAGGCGCTCCCTTCGGAGGAGCGCCATGCGTTGTGGCGTCTGGTGCAGGATCACGAGCGTGGTCAGGTGCTGCTTGAAGCCTCGGAAAACGTCTGGGATGACCTTATCGACGAGATGAGCGACCGGGATATTCTTGATGCGCTGAAAACGCTGGATATCGACGAACAGATTTACCTTGTTCAACATCTGCCGCGTAATCTGACCGGCCGCCTGCTGGCCTCTTTGCCAGCCGAAGAGCGGGCACGTGTGCGTCAGGTGATGCACTACGAGAAACACAGCGTTGGCGCGATCATGGAGTTTGGCGTTATCACGGTACGCCCGGACGTTACGCTTGGTACCGTCCAGCGCTACCTGCGCCGCCTCGGCAGTATGCCGGATAACACCGATAAACTGTTTGTGACCTCGCGGGATAAAACGTTGCTCGGTGAGCTGGAACTGAAAACGATCCTGCTCAATAGTACCCAACGGCGGGTGAGTGAGGTGATGGAGACCGAGCCGATGGTCTTCTCTCCGGAAGACGATGCTGAAAAAGCGGCGCGTACCTTCGAACGTGATGACCTTGTAAGTGCGGCGGTGGTCGATTCTGTCGGCAAGCTGATGGGACGCCTGACCATTGATGAGATCGTTGATGTGGTGTACGAAGAAACTGATAACGATTTACGTGCTCTCGGTGGGATCAGCGCGGAGGACGACGTCCATGCATCCGTTGGCAAGGCCGTCAAAACCCGCTGGGCGTGGCTTGCCATTAACCTGTGTACTGCGTTTATCGCTTCCCGCGTGATTGATGGTTTTGAACACACTATTTCTCAGTTAGTCGCGCTGGCATCGCTGATGCCGATTGTGGCCGGGATTGGCGGCAACACCGGAAACCAGACTATCACTATGATCGTCCGCGCCCTGGCGCTGGAGAACATTCAGCCCGGCAACTTTACCTTCCTGATCTTAAGAGAAATGGGCGTTGCGCTGATTAACGGCCTGGTATGGGGCGGCATTATGGGCGGTATTACCTGGTGGCTGTACGACGATATGGCGCTAGGAGGCGTGATGATGCTGGCGATGGTACTGAACCTGCTGGTGGCATCAATGATGGGCGTGATTATCCCTCTGACGATGACCAAACTGGGACGCGACCCTGCAGTGGGGTCGAGCGTGATGATCACTGCCATCACCGATACCGGTGGCTTCTTTATTTTTCTTGGGCTGGCGACGATTTTTCTTCTTTAA
- a CDS encoding multidrug ABC transporter permease/ATP-binding protein produces MQLLLLVWRQYRWPFIAVMALSLASAALGIGLIAFINVRLIEMVDTSLSVLPEFLGLLLLLMAVTLGSQLALTALGHHFVFRLRSEFIKRILDTQVERVEQLGSASLLAGLTSDVRAITIAFVRLPELVQGIILTFGSAAYLAWLSSKMLAVTALWIVITIWGGFVLVSRVYKHMAVLRETEDKLYNDYQTVLEGRKELTLNRERAEHIFNHLYLPDAREYRHHIIRADTFHLSAVNWSNIMMLGAIGLVFWMANSLGWADTNVAATYSLTLLFLRTPLLSAVGALPTLLSAQVAFNKLKKFDLAPFKAEFPRPQAFPNWQTLELRNVTFRYRDNAFSIGPVNLTIHRGELLFLIGGNGSGKSTLAMLLTGLYQPQSGEILLDCRALNAEKPEDYRQLFSAVFTDVWLFEQLLGPEGQQANPALVEKWLAQLQMSHKLELQDGKILNLKLSKGQKKRVALLLALAEERDIILLDEWAADQDPHFRREFYQVLLPLMQEMGKTIFAISHDDHYFIHADRLLEMRDGKLSELTGEERDAASRDAVARTA; encoded by the coding sequence ATGCAACTACTTCTTCTTGTCTGGCGTCAGTATCGCTGGCCCTTCATTGCAGTAATGGCGTTAAGCCTTGCCAGTGCCGCATTAGGTATTGGCCTGATCGCGTTTATTAACGTACGTTTGATTGAAATGGTCGACACGTCACTCTCCGTTTTACCGGAGTTTCTTGGCCTGTTGCTGTTGTTGATGGCGGTCACGCTCGGGTCACAGCTGGCGCTGACTGCGCTTGGGCACCATTTCGTTTTTCGTTTACGCAGTGAATTTATCAAGCGGATTCTGGACACCCAGGTCGAGCGTGTTGAACAACTCGGAAGTGCTTCTCTGCTGGCGGGACTGACCAGCGATGTGCGCGCCATCACTATTGCATTCGTCCGTTTACCGGAACTGGTCCAGGGGATCATTCTGACCTTTGGCTCTGCGGCCTATCTCGCCTGGCTCTCCAGCAAAATGCTGGCAGTGACTGCTCTATGGATAGTCATTACCATCTGGGGCGGTTTTGTGCTGGTGTCACGCGTCTATAAACACATGGCGGTGCTGCGCGAAACCGAAGATAAGCTCTATAACGATTACCAGACGGTGCTGGAAGGGCGTAAAGAGCTGACGCTGAACCGCGAACGTGCCGAGCATATCTTTAACCATCTCTACCTACCGGATGCGCGCGAATACCGACACCATATCATTCGCGCCGATACCTTCCACCTGAGCGCGGTGAACTGGTCAAACATTATGATGCTGGGCGCCATTGGCCTGGTATTCTGGATGGCGAACAGCCTGGGCTGGGCGGACACCAACGTGGCGGCAACCTACTCATTAACGTTACTGTTTTTACGCACACCGCTGCTCTCCGCTGTCGGCGCACTGCCTACCTTGCTGAGTGCGCAAGTTGCGTTTAATAAACTCAAAAAATTCGACCTTGCGCCGTTCAAAGCCGAATTTCCGCGCCCGCAGGCCTTCCCCAACTGGCAAACGCTGGAGCTTCGTAACGTTACGTTCCGCTATCGGGACAACGCCTTCTCCATAGGACCGGTCAACCTGACGATACATCGCGGTGAGCTGTTGTTCCTGATTGGGGGCAACGGTAGTGGTAAATCGACGCTGGCAATGTTGCTGACCGGGCTCTATCAGCCGCAATCGGGCGAGATTTTGTTGGACTGTAGGGCGTTGAACGCGGAGAAACCTGAGGATTACCGCCAGCTTTTCTCGGCGGTGTTCACCGATGTCTGGTTGTTTGAACAACTGCTTGGGCCTGAAGGGCAACAGGCCAATCCTGCGCTGGTGGAGAAATGGCTGGCACAATTGCAGATGTCGCACAAGCTGGAGCTACAGGACGGAAAGATCCTCAACCTGAAACTCTCTAAAGGGCAGAAAAAACGCGTGGCGCTGCTGCTGGCGCTGGCGGAAGAGCGCGACATTATTCTGCTGGATGAGTGGGCAGCGGATCAGGATCCGCATTTCCGCCGCGAGTTTTATCAGGTTCTGCTGCCGCTGATGCAGGAGATGGGCAAAACCATTTTCGCCATCAGCCACGACGATCATTACTTCATTCATGCTGACCGTCTGCTGGAGATGCGCGACGGTAAACTGAGCGAGTTGACCGGTGAAGAGCGAGATGCGGCGTCGCGTGACGCGGTGGCGCGTACGGCATGA
- the alkB gene encoding DNA oxidative demethylase AlkB has translation MLDLFADAEPWQEPLAPGAVILRRFALSRAAALLAGIEEVTAVSPFRHMVTPGGYTMSVAMANCGELGWATNERGYLYAPVDPLTGQPWPPIPAVFQSLCHEAAVAADYPDFRPDACLINRYAVGAKLSLHQDKDEPDLRAPIVSVSLGLPAVFQFGGLRRNDALKRLMLEHGDVVVWGREARLFYHGIQPLKPGVHPLTGEYRFNLTFRQAGESK, from the coding sequence ATGCTCGATCTTTTTGCGGATGCTGAACCCTGGCAGGAACCCCTTGCTCCGGGCGCGGTGATCCTCCGCCGCTTTGCACTTTCACGTGCGGCGGCGCTGCTTGCCGGTATTGAAGAGGTAACGGCCGTTTCACCGTTTCGCCATATGGTGACGCCGGGAGGCTACACCATGTCGGTGGCAATGGCCAACTGCGGAGAACTCGGTTGGGCGACGAACGAACGGGGCTATTTGTATGCCCCTGTCGATCCCTTAACCGGTCAGCCGTGGCCTCCCATACCTGCTGTTTTTCAGTCTCTCTGCCACGAGGCCGCAGTGGCTGCGGATTATCCAGACTTCCGCCCGGATGCCTGTCTGATCAACCGCTACGCCGTGGGCGCGAAGCTCTCGTTGCATCAGGACAAAGATGAGCCTGACCTGCGCGCGCCTATCGTATCCGTCTCCCTGGGTCTGCCTGCGGTCTTCCAGTTCGGCGGGTTACGCCGCAACGACGCGCTCAAGCGCCTGATGCTGGAGCATGGCGATGTGGTGGTGTGGGGCAGGGAAGCGCGGCTGTTTTACCACGGCATTCAGCCTCTGAAACCCGGGGTTCACCCATTAACTGGCGAGTACCGATTTAACCTGACCTTTCGCCAGGCAGGAGAGAGTAAATAA